The following proteins are encoded in a genomic region of Actinomycetes bacterium:
- a CDS encoding MoaF N-terminal domain-containing protein: MTQSDAIGHFDGKTISYTYDNGWDFSNTFEGNIRVTMSPRRGELREPVQIRELRPNVFLVSWIDGEMGLLAQVIDLDNRTVLAAIPSESAPTETEIIKATISAFDE; this comes from the coding sequence ATGACTCAATCTGACGCAATCGGCCACTTCGATGGCAAGACAATCAGCTATACCTATGACAATGGCTGGGATTTCAGCAATACCTTCGAGGGCAATATTCGGGTCACTATGAGCCCACGCCGTGGTGAACTACGCGAACCAGTGCAGATTCGCGAACTGCGACCGAACGTATTTCTTGTCTCTTGGATAGATGGTGAGATGGGACTGCTCGCCCAAGTCATCGATCTCGACAACCGCACCGTACTCGCCGCGATTCCGTCCGAGAGCGCACCGACGGAAACCGAGATCATCAAAGCGACGATCTCCGCCTTCGATGAGTGA
- a CDS encoding fibronectin type III domain-containing protein, which produces MTSADDWGSFTDAGGDANTDYVARLNADGTRDDSFTPPTFAGVGSVEAVAGLNDGKYLIVGSFTDAGGDANTDYVARLNADGTRDGSFTSPAVNALVYAVAELGDGKYLIGGSFTNQVARLNADGSRGTSFTPPTLNGPVYSAKELTGGKYLIGGGITNVGGDPNIDRVARLWSVAPPGAPTGVTAAAGNGQATVSWSAPASDDGAAIKSYTATASPGGATCTTTSTSCVVTGLTNGTSYTFTATAINAAGTSVASSVSAGVTPAVPPAAPSPPPAAPTPPATIPPPAPSPPPVAGPTPPVATAPGKVAKAKIKVKKTGKSKGKSKRSYLLTIKAPAEDGGAAVTSYDFRIKAKSKKLGEKASAKWSPWRTIGSGAGVTRMTQKVNNLRTYPRGTKVKIQVRAVNDVAPGPATTVRTKIR; this is translated from the coding sequence GTGACATCAGCCGATGATTGGGGGAGCTTCACCGATGCTGGTGGTGACGCGAATACCGACTACGTGGCGCGGTTGAACGCCGATGGCACCCGCGACGACTCCTTCACGCCACCGACCTTTGCAGGGGTCGGCTCGGTCGAAGCGGTTGCCGGGCTCAATGATGGGAAGTATTTGATCGTGGGGAGCTTCACCGATGCTGGTGGTGACGCGAATACCGACTATGTGGCGCGATTGAACGCTGATGGCACCCGTGACGGTTCTTTCACCTCGCCGGCCGTGAATGCCCTGGTCTATGCCGTTGCCGAGCTTGGTGATGGGAAGTATCTGATTGGGGGGAGCTTCACCAATCAGGTGGCGCGGTTGAATGCCGATGGCAGCCGGGGCACCTCCTTCACCCCGCCAACCCTGAACGGCCCGGTCTACTCCGCCAAGGAGCTCACCGGTGGGAAGTACCTGATCGGGGGCGGCATTACCAATGTCGGTGGCGACCCAAACATCGACCGGGTGGCGCGGCTGTGGTCTGTCGCACCTCCTGGAGCACCGACCGGCGTAACCGCTGCTGCCGGCAACGGCCAGGCAACGGTGTCGTGGAGCGCGCCAGCATCTGATGATGGCGCAGCGATCAAGTCCTACACGGCGACTGCCTCCCCGGGTGGGGCCACCTGCACGACGACATCGACGTCGTGCGTTGTCACGGGCCTGACTAATGGCACGAGCTACACCTTCACTGCCACCGCCATAAACGCCGCCGGCACATCAGTGGCGTCGAGCGTGTCCGCCGGGGTGACACCTGCGGTACCTCCCGCCGCCCCGAGTCCGCCGCCCGCGGCTCCTACGCCACCTGCCACCATTCCACCGCCGGCCCCGAGTCCGCCGCCGGTCGCGGGTCCGACGCCGCCGGTAGCGACCGCCCCTGGCAAGGTCGCCAAGGCAAAGATCAAGGTCAAGAAGACCGGCAAGAGCAAAGGCAAGAGCAAGCGGAGTTATCTACTCACGATCAAAGCGCCAGCCGAGGACGGTGGTGCCGCAGTCACCAGCTACGACTTCCGGATCAAGGCCAAGTCCAAGAAATTGGGAGAAAAGGCATCAGCGAAATGGAGTCCGTGGCGCACCATCGGCAGTGGCGCAGGGGTCACCCGGATGACACAGAAAGTCAATAATTTGCGCACGTACCCACGGGGAACCAAGGTCAAGATTCAGGTCCGAGCCGTTAACGATGTGGCTCCCGGGCCTGCCACCACCGTCAGGACCAAGATCCGATAG